The following coding sequences lie in one Bacteroidota bacterium genomic window:
- a CDS encoding DUF4294 domain-containing protein, which produces MAKHANTGRQACPTTGKFFSGIFVLALVLFFPVRIHAQQQEDQIVVHATIIQHDTVPLIQLPEVIIWGFQSERDLRRFQRLIYNVKKVYPYARLAGIKLREYEEQLAAARTDRERRRIMRQAEEEIKAQYSAELSELTFTQGKILIKLIDRETSETSYALLQELRGNVVAFFYQGFARIWGYNLKSRYEPEGEDAAIEMIVRMIENGQL; this is translated from the coding sequence ATGGCAAAGCATGCAAACACCGGCCGGCAGGCGTGCCCCACAACAGGCAAGTTTTTCTCAGGAATTTTCGTTCTTGCCCTGGTACTGTTTTTCCCGGTTCGGATCCATGCTCAGCAACAGGAAGATCAGATAGTTGTGCATGCAACCATCATTCAGCACGATACCGTACCACTCATTCAACTTCCGGAAGTCATCATCTGGGGTTTCCAAAGTGAGCGCGATCTGCGGCGTTTTCAACGGCTTATCTACAACGTAAAGAAGGTATATCCTTATGCACGCCTGGCCGGCATCAAGCTCAGGGAATACGAAGAGCAGCTGGCTGCTGCGCGCACCGACCGTGAGCGGCGCAGGATCATGCGCCAGGCTGAAGAGGAAATTAAGGCGCAATATAGTGCGGAGCTGAGCGAGCTTACCTTTACCCAGGGGAAGATACTGATCAAGCTGATTGACCGCGAAACCAGCGAAACATCTTACGCATTGCTCCAGGAACTGCGGGGCAATGTGGTGGCCTTTTTTTATCAGGGATTTGCCCGTATCTGGGGTTACAACCTAAAGTCGAGGTACGAGCCTGAAGGCGAGGATGCGGCTATCGAGATGATTGTCAGAATGATCGAGAATGGTCAGCTCTGA
- a CDS encoding protein-L-isoaspartate(D-aspartate) O-methyltransferase, whose translation MIDTFRHKGLRKKLVDSIREKGITDKRVLQALEAVPRHFFMDSSFVEFAYQDKPFPIGSGQTISQPYTVAFQSQLLQVSPGHKVLEIGTGSGYQACVLAQMGAKVFTIERQRKLYLKTKAFLEEHNWKVKTFLGDGNLGLPTFAPFDRILITAAAPEIPRALVDQLKPGGIIVLPLGSGDDQVMLRIIKNTDGSLDREQHGYFRFVPLLGDLGDD comes from the coding sequence ATGATTGATACGTTCAGGCATAAGGGGTTGAGAAAAAAACTCGTGGATTCGATCCGCGAAAAAGGCATCACCGATAAGCGCGTGCTTCAGGCACTCGAAGCTGTGCCGAGGCATTTTTTCATGGATTCATCTTTTGTGGAGTTTGCCTATCAGGACAAACCATTCCCCATCGGGTCGGGACAAACCATTTCGCAGCCTTACACAGTGGCTTTTCAGTCGCAGCTTCTGCAGGTCTCGCCCGGCCACAAGGTGCTCGAGATTGGCACCGGGAGTGGTTACCAGGCCTGCGTGCTGGCCCAGATGGGAGCCAAGGTGTTTACCATAGAGCGACAGCGAAAGCTCTACCTCAAGACGAAGGCCTTTCTCGAAGAACACAACTGGAAGGTAAAAACGTTTCTTGGGGACGGAAACCTCGGATTGCCCACTTTTGCCCCATTCGACCGCATTCTGATTACGGCGGCAGCCCCCGAAATACCCCGGGCGCTTGTTGATCAGCTAAAACCAGGGGGAATCATCGTTTTGCCGCTTGGATCGGGCGATGACCAGGTGATGCTACGCATCATCAAAAACACAGACGGAAGCCTCGACCGCGAACAACATGGGTATTTCAGGTTTGTGCCACTGCTTGGTGACCTCGGCGACGACTGA
- a CDS encoding aromatic amino acid hydroxylase, with protein MFENEVLSKLPRHLMQLVIDQHYDRYSWQDHSIWRYVMRQNLAFLKDKAHHSYLDGLARTGISLEHIPDIHEMNRILSRIGWAAVTVDGFIPPAAFMEFQAYNVLVIAADIRPIDQVEYTPAPDIIHEAAGHAPIIADPDYAAYLKYFGEVGAKAFSSAADYELYEAIRHLSILKADPFTPADAIAKAEYELAQREKSLGIPSEMALIRNLHWWTVEYGLIGSINDPKIYGAGLLSSIGESAGALSDKVLKLPYTVDAVYYNFDITKPQPQLFVTPDFAHLTRVLDEFASRMALRKGGIEGILKAIESGSAATCVYSSGLQVSGTFTEYILHQNQPVYVRTTGPTMLCYNNKQLEGHGKAVHTHGFGSPIGRIRNTFKPPRYLEDADLAEIGVVAGNKVELEFESGITITGTYRGATRCEGKLVLMHFDHCLVRYQDEILFEPEWGTYNMAVGEQNVSVFSGPADPDAFGLEFPVPKEKTHRIEHTDDQRALFELYKQVRDLREHGGDASRLRNIWQQVRTRWTGEWLLPLEMAEYCSQTNTNPELLGDIRIYLEDLAQSDESLRNVIHRGLNLIQ; from the coding sequence ATGTTTGAAAACGAGGTGCTTTCAAAGCTTCCGCGCCATCTGATGCAATTGGTAATCGATCAGCACTACGACAGGTATTCGTGGCAGGATCACTCGATCTGGAGATATGTCATGCGGCAAAACCTGGCTTTTCTCAAAGACAAGGCACACCATTCCTATCTCGACGGACTTGCACGCACAGGAATCTCGCTTGAACATATTCCCGACATACACGAGATGAACCGTATCCTTTCGCGCATTGGCTGGGCTGCGGTGACAGTGGATGGATTTATTCCGCCCGCTGCTTTTATGGAATTTCAGGCCTACAATGTGCTGGTTATTGCGGCCGATATCCGTCCCATCGACCAGGTGGAATATACACCTGCCCCTGATATCATTCACGAAGCGGCCGGGCATGCGCCCATCATTGCTGATCCTGATTACGCTGCTTACCTGAAATATTTCGGTGAGGTTGGTGCAAAAGCCTTCTCCTCGGCTGCAGATTACGAGCTGTATGAGGCCATCAGGCATTTATCCATTCTCAAAGCCGACCCTTTTACACCTGCCGATGCCATTGCCAAAGCCGAATACGAGCTGGCGCAAAGGGAGAAAAGTCTGGGCATCCCTTCCGAGATGGCCCTGATCCGCAACCTGCACTGGTGGACTGTGGAATATGGTTTGATTGGCAGCATCAATGATCCCAAAATTTACGGTGCCGGTTTGCTCTCGTCCATAGGCGAAAGCGCAGGTGCACTTAGCGACAAAGTGCTGAAACTGCCATATACTGTGGATGCAGTTTATTATAACTTCGACATTACCAAGCCACAACCCCAGTTGTTTGTGACGCCCGATTTTGCGCATCTTACCAGGGTGCTCGATGAATTTGCTTCGCGCATGGCCTTGCGTAAAGGTGGCATCGAAGGAATCCTCAAGGCGATTGAGTCGGGTTCGGCAGCCACATGTGTGTACAGCTCAGGTTTGCAGGTGTCCGGAACCTTCACGGAATATATTTTACATCAAAATCAACCGGTGTACGTGCGCACGACCGGACCTACCATGCTGTGCTACAACAACAAACAGCTCGAAGGCCATGGTAAAGCCGTCCACACACACGGTTTTGGTTCGCCCATCGGACGCATCAGGAACACATTTAAGCCCCCACGTTACCTGGAGGATGCCGACCTGGCTGAGATAGGCGTCGTTGCCGGCAACAAAGTCGAGCTTGAATTTGAATCCGGAATCACCATCACGGGCACTTACCGTGGGGCCACACGCTGCGAGGGCAAGCTGGTGTTGATGCACTTCGACCATTGCCTGGTAAGGTATCAGGACGAGATACTGTTTGAACCTGAGTGGGGAACCTACAATATGGCTGTGGGCGAGCAAAATGTGTCGGTGTTCAGCGGACCTGCCGATCCGGATGCTTTCGGGCTTGAGTTCCCCGTGCCCAAGGAAAAGACACACCGGATTGAACATACAGATGATCAAAGGGCGCTGTTTGAGCTGTACAAACAGGTGCGCGACCTGCGTGAGCATGGGGGAGATGCTTCCAGGCTCCGGAATATCTGGCAGCAGGTGCGGACGCGATGGACGGGGGAATGGCTTTTGCCGCTCGAAATGGCCGAGTATTGCAGCCAGACAAACACCAATCCCGAACTTCTGGGAGATATCCGCATTTACCTGGAAGATCTTGCCCAAAGTGATGAAAGCCTCCGGAATGTGATTCACCGGGGGTTGAATCTGATCCAATAA
- a CDS encoding sugar transferase has protein sequence MNRRLQVAKYVILDWLSALMAWTLFYFYRKQTENPSFHEQFELVFRDPNFWYGITLIPLGWLTLYAMVGAYRQIYRKARLRELGQTLVITLIGVTIIFFVAILDDIILTYKSYYQSFIVLFTLHFSLTYAGRLALTTATVKKIHNKIIGFNTIIVGSNGNATKIYKDIENQKVSSGNIFLGFVSVYDTEDFKIGQYLPHLGHYSDLKKLVDELKIEEVIIAIERKETDTIENIIALLEDTTVVIKIIPIMQDFLFGTVKMSAIWHAPLIQISPDLMPAWQQSIKRLMDIVISIVAMIVLIPLYIFTAVGVKLSSRGPILYSQERIGRYGKPFKMHKFRSMYVDAESNGPQLSSENDPRITPFGRFIRKVRLDEIPQFYTVLKGDMSLVGPRPERQYYIDQIVKRAPHYRLLLRVKPGITSWGQVKFGYASTVDEMIERLQYDILYIENMSIAMDIKILIYTALIVLQGRGK, from the coding sequence ATGAACCGACGTTTACAGGTAGCAAAGTATGTCATACTCGACTGGCTCTCAGCCCTGATGGCCTGGACGTTGTTTTACTTCTACCGTAAACAAACCGAAAACCCCTCGTTCCATGAACAGTTTGAGCTTGTTTTCAGGGATCCTAACTTCTGGTATGGCATCACCCTCATTCCTCTTGGCTGGCTCACACTCTATGCCATGGTGGGCGCCTACCGCCAGATTTACCGCAAAGCCAGGCTCCGCGAACTCGGACAAACGCTTGTCATCACCCTCATCGGGGTGACAATCATCTTCTTTGTGGCCATACTCGACGATATTATCCTCACCTACAAGTCTTATTATCAGTCGTTTATCGTCCTGTTTACCCTACATTTCAGCCTAACCTATGCCGGCAGGCTGGCACTCACCACGGCCACTGTCAAAAAAATTCACAACAAAATCATCGGGTTCAACACCATCATTGTGGGCTCGAACGGAAATGCAACAAAAATTTACAAAGACATTGAAAACCAAAAGGTTTCGTCGGGCAACATTTTCCTGGGTTTTGTGAGTGTGTATGATACAGAAGATTTTAAAATTGGTCAGTATCTGCCCCACCTCGGGCATTACAGCGATCTGAAAAAGCTTGTGGATGAACTGAAGATCGAAGAGGTGATTATTGCCATTGAGCGCAAGGAAACGGATACCATTGAGAACATTATTGCCCTGCTCGAAGACACCACGGTGGTGATCAAGATCATCCCCATCATGCAGGATTTCCTCTTCGGAACGGTGAAGATGAGCGCCATCTGGCATGCACCGCTCATTCAGATATCGCCCGATCTGATGCCTGCATGGCAGCAATCGATCAAGCGCCTCATGGACATCGTCATTTCCATTGTTGCCATGATTGTGCTTATTCCGCTCTATATCTTCACCGCTGTTGGCGTCAAACTCTCCTCCCGTGGCCCCATCCTATATTCGCAGGAACGCATCGGCCGGTATGGAAAGCCCTTTAAGATGCACAAATTCAGGAGCATGTATGTTGATGCCGAATCGAACGGACCGCAGCTAAGCTCCGAGAACGATCCCCGTATCACACCTTTCGGGCGATTTATCCGAAAGGTCCGACTCGACGAAATACCTCAATTCTACACCGTCCTCAAAGGCGACATGTCGTTGGTCGGGCCGCGCCCCGAGCGGCAGTATTACATTGATCAGATCGTAAAGCGGGCACCCCATTACCGGTTGCTGCTGCGCGTAAAACCTGGTATCACCAGCTGGGGCCAGGTGAAATTCGGCTATGCTTCCACGGTGGACGAAATGATCGAGCGCTTGCAGTACGACATCCTCTACATTGAGAATATGAGTATTGCCATGGATATCAAGATCCTCATCTATACCGCGCTCATCGTGTTGCAAGGAAGGGGAAAATAG
- a CDS encoding Gfo/Idh/MocA family oxidoreductase yields MLRIGVLGAGHLGKIHLRCIRQIPQYHLVGFYDPDLDTASRVSAEFGLTSFDSIDSLVEACDVVDIVTPTVAHFSCASLALNRKRHVFIEKPIVATPEEASELMQLAKEAGVKVQVGHVERFNPAFLAVKEVISNPMFIETHRLAQFNPRGTDVPVVLDLMVHDIDILLSVVKSPVASISASGVPVVSGSPDIANARIAFENGCVANLTASRISLKNMRKSRFFQKDAYIAVDFLEKKAEIVRMQSLEKEPDDPMAMVIDLGNGKGYRQISFERPDIAPLNAIQAELESFYDAVVHNKTPMVTIEDGYQVLLVAHQILEAVNDNQKTK; encoded by the coding sequence ATGCTCCGAATTGGCGTGCTGGGTGCAGGTCACCTGGGAAAGATACATCTACGTTGCATCCGGCAAATACCTCAATATCACCTCGTTGGCTTTTACGACCCTGATCTGGACACCGCTTCCCGGGTTTCGGCCGAGTTTGGACTCACCAGCTTCGACAGCATCGACAGTCTGGTGGAGGCATGCGATGTGGTGGACATTGTGACCCCTACGGTGGCCCATTTCAGCTGCGCGAGTCTTGCACTGAACCGCAAAAGACATGTGTTTATCGAGAAACCCATCGTAGCTACTCCCGAAGAAGCCAGCGAGCTGATGCAGTTGGCCAAAGAAGCAGGTGTAAAGGTGCAGGTAGGGCACGTGGAGCGTTTCAATCCGGCTTTCCTGGCAGTGAAGGAGGTGATCAGCAATCCCATGTTTATCGAGACGCATCGTCTGGCACAGTTCAACCCCAGAGGAACTGATGTGCCTGTGGTGCTCGACCTGATGGTGCACGACATCGACATCCTGCTCAGTGTGGTCAAATCGCCGGTTGCATCCATCAGCGCCAGCGGGGTGCCTGTGGTGAGCGGCAGTCCCGACATTGCCAACGCGCGCATAGCTTTCGAAAATGGGTGTGTAGCCAACCTCACTGCAAGCCGCATCTCGCTCAAAAACATGCGCAAATCGAGGTTCTTTCAGAAAGATGCTTACATAGCCGTGGATTTTTTGGAGAAAAAAGCCGAGATCGTGCGCATGCAAAGTCTGGAAAAAGAACCCGACGATCCCATGGCCATGGTTATCGACCTGGGCAACGGAAAAGGCTATCGCCAGATCAGCTTCGAACGCCCCGATATAGCGCCCCTGAATGCCATACAGGCCGAACTCGAAAGTTTTTACGATGCAGTGGTCCACAACAAAACACCTATGGTGACCATTGAGGATGGGTATCAGGTGCTGCTGGTAGCCCACCAAATACTTGAGGCAGTGAATGATAACCAAAAAACCAAATAA